A window of Eucalyptus grandis isolate ANBG69807.140 chromosome 4, ASM1654582v1, whole genome shotgun sequence genomic DNA:
CATGTAAAGAAGACAAGTGATTgcttattatttaataatatctCAATTATAATGAAAGAGTTGAAATCTAAAAAGGGAATAGTTAGTTATTCATACATAATGTGTCTTAAAAATCGATTAGTCACGAATTAACTTTCCTAATTAGATTTGTGGCTTTCGAAGGCCTCTTCAAAGGGAAAACTAGAGGCTATTACATTTCCTATTGCCACGCTCATAATTGGTGGAGTGATAGATGATCCCAAAGATGGCACGTTAGTCTATCGGGCTTTAAAGCTTCTTCATTTACTTGGCGATGTTGTGCCCATCTTTCCTTCCATGTTGGTTAAGTTGAAGTAAACACGACATTAAAGACGATTCAACCACTTTCCATGATCGGTCCAATCGTGTAATTGCCGTATTGAAGGGGAGTTGCGAGGGCATTCCAATGGTGCAACTCCAATGAGCAATAATGTTTAGTTGACTTGGACTTTTGGGTTGGGAAAAGGACACAAGTGACACAATTTTCATACAATACTTACTTAAGTGTTATAACTTATGTATGATACTCATTGGAGGgtcataactttttttgatCGATTAATTGAATGtcattattcttttaaaaatgtttactACAAGCACTATGCCAGTTGGATATCCAGCATTTAGGTGAACATTTTagaaaagttttggcacttaagtgatcgattaaaagttttgatatttaaacaaatttttttttttaaaaaaggtaaTTACACTTGTTTTAAACAATATGGTTTCTTTTCAAAAGGAGACGGGAAAGGATGTGACTGGCCAAGTAAATAAGTCTTCCATCGACTTCTAACCGTAGGAAATGCAGACCCTCGGAGTACCTTGTCTATGTGAATTTGTGTGTCTCCAGGAATGATGCATCTCAATCATCGGCAAGGAAAAAGGAAGTCAATAAATGATGAATAAAGGAGCACCAatagagggaagaagaagagtcaaGCATGGACAGGTGATGTGAAAGTCGCCCCTTCGAGGTATTTGCCCCGGGGTACGgttttattattgaattttcCGTTGCCAAGAACGGTCACAAATGGTAGTTCCACTCATCAATTGAAACCACGACCGCATTGAAAAGTTTCTGGTTTATTGATTATAAAGAGAAGACATATCTCTGCTTTCTTGCCTGAAACATAAGCACGTTGCATCCCCATCAAAATACAACATGAACACTCAAACAGTGTCATTACACTtcctttgtttatttcttctccttcatttgATTGATTCTTTGGACACCCTTGTTCCAAACAATCCCATGAAAGATGGTGATGTCTTAGTCTCCCAAGCAAGAAAATTTGCTCTCGGTTTCTTCAGCCCTGGTAATTCCAGCTTGCGTTATGTGGGGATTTGGTACTATGGACAACCGAAGCGAACTGTTGTTTGGGTTGCTAACAGAGAAAAACCTGTGAACGATACTTCAGGAGTTCTTGCATTTGATCATTATGGAAATTTAGTGATCCGTGAAAACAATGGGAGCTTGCCCATTTGGTCAACCAATGTTTCCTCTATGACTTCAAATAATTCTGCTACTGCTCAGCTTTTGGATTCAGGTAATCTGGTTTTGAATCATGATTTGAGCAAAGTGGTTATTTGGCAGAGCTTTGATTATCCCACAGACACCTTTCTTCCGTCCATGAAGCTTGGGTTGGACCGGAGAACTGGTTTGAACCGCTTCGTGACATCTTGGAAATCCAAAGACGATCCAGCACCAGGCAGTTGTTCATACAGGCTTGAACCAACAGGGTACCCAGAGTTTTTCCTTTACAAGGATGGAGCTCCGTATTGGCGGGGCGGACCAGTAACTGTTGGCGTTCTTAAGACAGCTTACGGTTTTATCTATAGTAATGTCACAACTGTGATTAATGCGGAGGAGGTTACTGATATGTATGGCATCGTCGACGCATCGGTCATCTCTAGAACTGTGGTGCATGAGTCAGGGTCAGTTAAGCACTTCATATGGCATGATGAAGAGCAGCGGTGGACCATGTTTTTATACTATCCAAAGGAGCAGTGTGACTACTACGGCCAGTGTGGGTCTAATGGCAACTGTGGTGCAAACAATGCAGACCAGCTTGACTGCACATGCCTGCCTGGATTTGAGCCAAAGTCTCCAGGAGATTGGTACTTAAGGGACGGATCAGGCGGGTGCAAGAGGAGGCAAGGTGTGTCACTGTGTCAAAGTGGGGAAGGTTTCGTGAAGGTGAAACAGCTGAAGTTGCCAGACACTTCAACAGTGCATGTCAACATGAACCTGAGCTTGAAGGAGTGTGAGCAGGAATGCTTGAGGGATTGCAATTGCACAGCCTATTCGAGTGCAAATGAAAGTATGGGGGAATATGGATGCCTCAAATGGTATGGAGATTTAGTGGATGCAAGAGCATTTTCAGACTCGGgtcaaaatttatatgtgcGGGTCGATGCAATTGACCTAGGTACTCATTGCTAATATCTACTTCAAACACTTTTGCTGCTGCTGTGGGTTTGTAATTGCTGTCCCAATTTCTCACGGTCACTTATCTTGATGAAACTGTTTGCTTCTGATGGGTCATGTTTAAACTGCATTTGTTGCATTCATTTCTGTGACATTTGCACGTTCCATGTCAACGGCACACTTCTTGTGCCTTCTTTTACAGCTCGCTATAGGAAAAGGAGTACTCTTGTCAAGAAGGTGATGGCGGCAACAGTGTCGGTATCTGTACTGGTGTTGCTGCTCTTAGGCTGCCTTGTGTACTGCCTTCTGTTGAAGAGGAAAAGAGGTGTGGTGATCTTGCCTTGATAGAAGCTTTTTCTGCCATATTCATTACTCAGTCTATTATACAAGTAGGTAATCATTTCAATGTT
This region includes:
- the LOC108954034 gene encoding LOW QUALITY PROTEIN: G-type lectin S-receptor-like serine/threonine-protein kinase RKS1 (The sequence of the model RefSeq protein was modified relative to this genomic sequence to represent the inferred CDS: inserted 2 bases in 2 codons) gives rise to the protein MNTQTVSLHFLCLFLLLHLIDSLDTLVPNNPMKDGDVLVSQARKFALGFFSPGNSSLRYVGIWYYGQPKRTVVWVANREKPVNDTSGVLAFDHYGNLVIRENNGSLPIWSTNVSSMTSNNSATAQLLDSGNLVLNHDLSKVVIWQSFDYPTDTFLPSMKLGLDRRTGLNRFVTSWKSKDDPAPGSCSYRLEPTGYPEFFLYKDGAPYWRGGPVTVGVLKTAYGFIYSNVTTVINAEEVTDMYGIVDASVISRTVVHESGSVKHFIWHDEEQRWTMFLYYPKEQCDYYGQCGSNGNCGANNADQLDCTCLPGFEPKSPGDWYLRDGSGGCKRRQGVSLCQSGEGFVKVKQLKLPDTSTVHVNMNLSLKECEQECLRDCNCTAYSSANESMGEYGCLKWYGDLVDARAFSDSGQNLYVRVDAIDLARYRKRSTLVKKVMAATVSVSVLVLLLLGCLVYCLLLKRKRADRRGRNHLFSVTTSSTYFDQIPGLKDLNSKGRRKTDLPVFDFGSVAAATSNFSSANELGQGGFGSVYKGVMNDGTEIAVKRLSKYSGQGNEEFKNEVMLIAKLQHRNLVKILGCCIQEDEKLLIYEYLPNKSLDSLLFDETKRSLLDWGKRYAIAYGVAXGLMYLHQDSTLRIIHRDLKVSNVLLDVALNPKISDFGLARICGGDQIEGKTKRVVGTYGYMAPEYALQGRFSTKSDVYSYGVLLLEIITGQRNSGCYHMNPFCNLIGHVWELWKGGKCMDIVDKSIDRTHSKEMVSRCIQIGLLCVQRYASDRPTMSTVVFMLXNADAVLPSPKQPAFIDESTRTGDIQTRCSRTCSVNGVTITVLEAR